The region GCAACGAGCGAATATCTGCTCATCACCAGATTCAGTTCCGCCGCCGTGAACTGCGATCTCGCATCCGCCCACTCGAGATGCGACGCGAGCCCTTCGTTGAAGCGACGGTCCACCATCTGGAAGGCGCGGCGCGCGGCGTCGGCACGGGCGGTCGCTGCGGCCATGCTCTGGCGCGCGACTTCTACCGCGTCGAATGATGTGCGCACGTCGAGCGCGATCATCCGGTCGGCTTCGAGCGACCTGTACTGCATCGAGCGCTGCGCGGCCGCGGCCTGCTGGCGGCGCATTGCATCCTGGCCGCCGTTGAAGAGGTTCCACTGCAGCACTACGCTCGCCATCGCCGCATCGTGCGCGGTGTCGAAGTGGTATTCCGCTCCCTGCACGCCGTAGTCGGCGGCGACGGCGAGGCTTGGAAGAAATCCGGACGTCGCGGCGCGCCCCTGCGCGCGCGCGGCGGCGGCGCCGGCGGCCACCTGCGACCGTTCTTCGCGCCGCTGCGCGCCGGCGAACGCCTCATCGAGCGTCAGCGGGCGCAGCTCGGGAAGCGTCGTTTCGTCGAGCAGCGGCACCGGCGTCATCGCATCGCGATCGAGCAGCAGGTTGAGCGACCCCAGCGCCGCGTCGCGCATCCGCACCGACTCGGCGCGCTGCTGCTGCACGTCGGCCACCGCGGCGCGCGCCCGGTAGACCGCATCGCCGGTGGCACTCCCCGCGCCGACGAGACGCTCGGCGACGCGTTCGTTCTCGCGCACCACTTTCAGCGCCGCGTCGA is a window of Gemmatimonadaceae bacterium DNA encoding:
- a CDS encoding TolC family protein; the encoded protein is MFKNCRTLSPDDGALHLIITTITVLIAALILMFTWPSDVAAQAPLDSIARLAIERNLGVRQARESAKQGELGVRQAAGLFLPTLSVDARYSEMNGAIDLGDVINPAYAALNQIIGQPRFPTNIHQTLPYKQETKLRSTLPLFNGALFANLSAARALRDLRGAELAAAKRRLDADARIAYLNYARAARAVDIFDAALKVVRENERVAERLVGAGSATGDAVYRARAAVADVQQQRAESVRMRDAALGSLNLLLDRDAMTPVPLLDETTLPELRPLTLDEAFAGAQRREERSQVAAGAAAARAQGRAATSGFLPSLAVAADYGVQGAEYHFDTAHDAAMASVVLQWNLFNGGQDAMRRQQAAAAQRSMQYRSLEADRMIALDVRTSFDAVEVARQSMAAATARADAARRAFQMVDRRFNEGLASHLEWADARSQFTAAELNLVMSRYSLVARYVDLERAAALRAIQ